GACGATATGATCAGTAAAACACAAGAGGGCACCAAAGAATATCACCTGCTGCAAGAAAGCAGAGTCTTGTGTCCCCACGATACATGTATCGATTGGAACCTACAAGATTTGTTAAACGTTTCGAGTAAGATACCATGGAAGTAGTCAGTGAAAGATTTAAACAATTAAACTATTGATGTATGTCAACATGTTACTGTTGCTTGCAGTTCGAACATACTAAAATTCCCACAGCTCGAAAAGTAACAGAATCCAAAGTAAATCACAACAAAAAGAAACCGCCAACGAACCCAAATCCAGTATTATTAAATAAGAAAGGCAGTTCATGTAATACCATTGAACGCTGTGCCGAAAATATTGAATTCATCACTGCCACATATCTGCAGATCATCTGGCCAAGTAAGAATAAGTCCAAGAAATTATATATGTGCATAAAAAATACAGTACTGAGGAAGAAGTATGCGTACTGTTCAGGTCCGTCTGGAGAACCCTGCAGGCACAAAATCTGCATTTCATGTTAGCATAAGAGATGGTGCTAAGGTATTTTATGTGTAAGAATACCGGCTAAAGAATTCAAAAGAACACATATTAATAATGTCATCAACTACAGGCCCGGTTGTTATCAGTCTATTGAGTATTTTTTGTCGGTCAATTATGCCCATTGCAATCATGTACACTAACTGATACACTATCCCTTGTACATAACTTCATCAGTAAATACGAAAAGGGGTCAAAACCAAGTATCACGGAAAAAACGTATACTCACCCTGGGTTGCGGATGCCGAGTGCCAGACCGAAAAATCCTCTGTATATCTGAACATCACATATTATTAAGGACACAAATGCACCAAGGTAAAGAGGCCAATGCACAACGAGCAAGAAACTTGATCATAGGATACAGCACAGAGCAAGGGACAGCGCGCCAGAAAACAGCGACGCCGCACCGCCATCAGCAACGGTGCCATTGCTGGCAGTCTCACGGGCATCCTGCTTAATGAACTCCTCCATCTTGCGGCTCGCCTTGCCTAAGGTTTCAGCAACATCTGCCGCGCCGGAGGCACCAGCATTGCCCGAGTCGAAGACGTAGGCGCAGGAGCTGACACCCGCGGCGATGATGACCACGTGGTTGAGGTTGCTCAGCAGCAGGAGCGAGTTCACGAAGTGGATCAGCTGCACCCGCGCAGAGCTCAGTTAATAACATCGAAGGATGAAGCATTTGGAGAAACCGAAACTAAAATCAAACCAAATTGGTTAGATCAGGGGAGAGCCGGCTCCCCCGATATGCTCCAAAAATGCCTACAAATCGAAAGGGGAAACAGGTAGGGGGgaggagagggttagggtttcagGAGCACGGCCGTCGCGTACGTGGGACAAGAAGTCGGCGAAGGGGAGCGCGGCGCCGGCCCAGAAGAAGGGGTTGGTGTCGACGACCACCACGACGAGGCTGACGTCATCTGCGAGGCGTGTTGTCGGTCAGCTCGAGCGACGCGGGGTCGTCGCGGAACACGGCGAGGAGAGAGGGGCGCGTACCGGAGTAGAGCTTGGAGTGCGCCGAGGTCATCGCCGCCGGCGGAGACGGAGCTGGGGCGCTCGGTGGTCAGCGGCGTCCGGTGGTTGGCTCTAACGGGGCTCCGGTTCGCGGAGCGGCGCCCGCGCTTGCTCGTGGGCGCGGCCGGGGAACGGGGAGctgggcggcgccggcggcggagggggagggggtgccgTGGCTGCGGGCTGCGGCTGGGAGATGAGCTGTGGCCTGTGGAGAGGCGGGCTTCGACTTAGAAAGAAACAGGCCGGCGGTCTTCCAGGCCCGGTCGGTGGGTTCACGTGTCGCTGAGGCCCGCTAAACACTAATAATAGGCTGGCCGGTGAGTATGCATGGCCCAAAAtacgtactactccctccgtttctaaatatttgtctttttagatatttcaaatggactaccacatacggatgtatgtagacatattttagagcgTAAATTCATTCATTTtactccatatgtagtcacttgttaaaatttctagaaagacaaatatttaggaacagagagagTATAATGCTGAAGGAAGCCATGGCATCATGGATGCAATCGTCAAAAAGATCAAAACTAGAGCAATTCTTTTTaattgtaattttatttttaaaGGTCGTGCAGCTAATGTTGACGCACATAGTTAGCTAGATTTTCTTTATCTTTAGCTCCTGGTCTTCATTCCTAGTTTGGTCAATCACATGACACAAATTGTATCCCACTAGTTGTGGCCCGTGATCAACATAAATTGGCTTTATCCCTCAAAATGAGACATTAGGGAGTAGTGGTACATGGTAAACGGAAAAAGTACAAAACAAACCATGAACTTGTAGACGAAAGTTAAATTTTCTCTCTCTAGAAAATAAACAAAAGCTAAATCAGACCATGAACTTCTAATCTTTGAAATCGGCACACCAAACTTTCTGATCCTGGTCTACTTTGAACCTTGTGAGACTTGTTGACATGGCAAGTTAAATCGGACCGACCCATTAGCGCTCACGCGCTTGCTCTGCTCTGATTTTTTTTTCTATTTAGTTCCCTGtggtttttctttgttttcttattGTTTTCAGGTTTATTTTTTTCCTTCATTATACTTTGTTTTTTTTCATTGGTTTTCTTTGATTCTTTCCTTCTTTGTTATACTTTTGGtctctttatttttttcttttttctttttggatGTCACAAACATTTTATAAAACTATATGACATTTTTTAGATGTCACAAACATTGTTCTTACACATTTGTTCAGGTTTCAAAATTTGTTCCCATTTTAAAAGTTTCAAAATGTTTTTGCACTttaaaattttgtttgggtttcaaatttttttctcattttttaGTTTTTCAAAAACTGTTCACATTTTCAAACATTGTTCAGGTTTCAAAAAAAATACAATTTTCTCAAAATGTCTTTACGTTTAAAAAATTGTTtgcttttttcaaaattgattgTGTTTTTTTAACTTGTTATTTTTTAAAAATGGATTCACACTTTATTTTCTTAGGAGATTTCAAAAATGGTTTATGTTTTTAATATTTATTTTCCCTTAAAAATGTTTCTAAATGTCGCCGCTGCGGTTTGTTGTTAAATTATTTGCGTCTGTCACTATAGCACTAACTGTCATTAGTTCTAGTGGCTAGCACGAGGAGTAAAGCATCGCCAGGTCGCAAGTTTGATTCGGCCGGGCGTCTCTTTTCGATGTATTTTTACATCGCATGTTACGAAAAAAATCGCTTCATGCCTGGTTGGTCGGCCCAATATTTTCACATCACATGTTACGAAAAAAGTCGCTTCGCGCCTGGTGGGTCGGCACAATCATCTCCGTAGTCAACAATTCCGAGATTGGACCTACCACGTAGACAATCCCTATTTGGGAAAGCTCTCAAGGTTCGAAATATACCGAGATCAGAGAGTTTGGTGTGCTGATTTCCGAAATTGAAAGTTCATGGTTCGACTTAGCTTTCGTCTACaagttttgttttgaatttttgcACAATAAACCCTAAGTTGCGCTAAAATCAATGATATAGGAGTTAAATGTGCAATAGTTAGCGCGCGTCTAGATGTGCTTTAGTGAAACTGAAAAAAGTAAACCCTAAGCCAACGGAGGTAGGGAAGCTTCGTTTTCTAGCTAGTGTTTTCGCCCGCTCCCCTTGTCTCTGGTGGCTTCTTCGGCAACTAAAGATGTGGGGGCCATGGATCAACATCGGAGAGTAGTATAAATTTTAGTGTTAGTTTTCTATATCAATGGTTGAGACGTCTCGACATGGAAGTCAATGCTGCAGAAAATAGAAGTCCCACAATTTTATTTTCATTCTGGTCTAATTATCTAGACAGACACGGTACACGTCGGGGAGCATGTGATATTTTGTTTCTCCTGGATTGTCAtatctagatccaatgggttaTTGTCCAACGCTTCGCTAAGGTGGAGGAGGCGGTGGAAGCAAGTGTGAGGTCAAGTTTTGTTGGTCAATAGTTCTTTTGTTCATGTTTTTGTGTTTCTGATCTTCTTCCCCAACAGTGCGACATCGAAGCGAAGGGTTGGTAACCTGACTTGGGGCGTGTGTCCGTGGCCACAGTGTGTTCAACGATCTTAGGTTATCATCTATTGGGGTGGAAGGCTTATGTGGCTTTTCAGACCTACGGGGTTATTTCATTTTGTGTAGGTTAATTTGGTCTTCTGCAGTTTTTTCGCTGACGGCTCGAGAAAAAGTGATGATACAAAAGATAAAGCCATAGTCAACAACATCAAAGAATTTTGATATACTTTTGGTTGTATCGGAAATCCTTCTTGTCCATCCtccgaaaaagggtttcccccgcttTGTATTACAAAGCAACCAACCAATACAACCAACGATAGGTGCTGGGGCGGAAACAACATAGACACGCCCCAAAAAACCGAAAGAGAAAGACAAAAGAAACAAATGCCGACAACGGCGGATCAACAAAAAAGAAGAAACCTCGCAACCACTGCGCCCGCCGGAAATCTCCCACCTAGCTCCTAGACTCCGAAGCGCCGGTACCAATCAACACCTCCAAGAAGGGACGCGACGGTGACGACGCTGCTGCCAAGAGTTTCCCCCGATACGCGACGAGGAGAGAGGAAGGGTAGCCCCCAACGCCCTCCAGGGAGGTCCGATGGCACCCTCAGGCGCCACCGGGTCGGTGTCGGTCAAGCCGACTGGGATTTCTCCCGATCCCAACCTTCACCTCGGGCGCTCCAGAGCCCGCCACCAAACCGACCACCATCCTGCACCAACATGGTCTTGAGGCTTCCACGCCGTCTCACAATGGCAACACGAAGAGAGGTCTGCACACCGAAGAGCAGGAGCCGGGACTAGAGGCAGCAACACCGTCGGCACGCGGGAGGGCTCAACCCCCACTGTCAATGACGGTAGCCGACCGGACGCAATAGCAGGAGCATACCAGGCCCGTGGGGCCACAGGCCCGGCCAGGCCCTCATATGCTCGTGGAGCTCCCACCTTCGCGCTGCAGCAGGCACACCGTCGGCGTTGCCGCCCCCAGTCcaagctcctcctcctccccaccACACTGAAGCCGCGCCGGAGGTCGGCCCGTTAGGACCCAGATGGGGCCTGcagggcccagatctgggccggggGCGCGC
The sequence above is a segment of the Aegilops tauschii subsp. strangulata cultivar AL8/78 chromosome 6, Aet v6.0, whole genome shotgun sequence genome. Coding sequences within it:
- the LOC109762456 gene encoding general transcription and DNA repair factor IIH subunit TFB4, whose protein sequence is MTSAHSKLYSDDVSLVVVVVDTNPFFWAGAALPFADFLSHLIHFVNSLLLLSNLNHVVIIAAGVSSCAYVFDSGNAGASGAADVAETLGKASRKMEEFIKQDARETASNGTVADGGAASLFSGALSLALCYIQRIFRSGTRHPQPRILCLQGSPDGPEQYVAVMNSIFSAQRSMVPIDTCIVGTQDSAFLQQASYITGGVYMKPQELSGLFQYLAAVFATDLHSRTFLRLPKTLGVDFRASCFCHKKTIDMGYVCSVCLSIFCKYHKKCSTCGSEFSRVSMPDLNSLPDQRQ